CTTCCAAGCCGCCGTCGCGCAGGCCCAGGCCGCACTCCAACAGGCGCGCGGCGGAGCGCAAGCTGCCGCCATCGGCGTGCCGCTGCAAAACGCGCTGACCGCAGCACAGACCAGTCAGGCTCAAGCGGGCGTGAGTCAGGCTGTGGGCGCGACCGACTCCGCCTTGGCCAAGATCGGCACAGCCCAGGCGGGCGTGCGAGTGGCGAAAGAGCGCGTGTCCGTGGCGCAAGCGCAGCTAGCGGCCGCTGACGCCGCGCTCAACAAGGCGAAGAGCGATCGCGACCGCGCGGCGCAACTCGTCGCAGCCGGCGCGATCTCGCATCAGCAAGACGACGCGGCGGTGGCCGCCTATCAGTCCGCGCTCGCGAACGACCAAGCCGCTCGCGTCGGCGTCGACGTCGCGGTCACGAGCGTTCAGCAAGCGTCTAACGATTTAATTTCGGCTGAAGCCGGCGCGGCGCAGGCCAGCGCCATGGTCTCCGCGAGCCAAGCTCAGTTGGCGCAAGCGCGCACGGGCGGCGATCAGTCGAAGATCAAACAAGCGCAATCCGTCACGGGCAGCGCGCAAGCGAGCGCGGCGCAAGCAGCGTTGGACATCGCGCGCTTGCAGCTCTCCTACACGGTCGTCACCGCGCCGGTCGATGGCGTCGTGAGCAAGAAGTCGGTCAACATCGGCGACACAGTCGCGTCGGGACAGCCGGTCATGGCAGTTGCGTCGCAGACCGGTCTCTGGGTCGTCGCGAATCTCAAAGAGACGCAATTGACGTCAGTGCGCGCAGGCCAGCCCGTCGCGATCACCGTCGATGCGTTTCCGCATCAGAAGTTCACCGGCACCGTATCGAGCATCTCGCCGGCAACCGGCGCCACGTTCGCTCTGATCCCGCCCGACAACGCTAGCGGCAACTTCACGAAGGTCGTCCAGCGCATCCCGATCCGGATCGATATCGACCCGGCTTCTGATCCCACGCACCTCCTCCGGCAGGGTCTGTCGGCGGTGGTCTCGATCGACACGAGCTCACACTAATGGCGGTCGCGAGAGCGACGGCGAGCAACTCACGGCTCATCACCGGAAACAAGTGGCTGATAACGCTGCCGGTGATGATCGCCGCGCTGACCGCCGTGCTGGATGGCAGCATCGTCAACGTCGCCATCCCCAACATGCAGTCCACGTTCGGCGCCAGCGTCGATGAGATCGACTGGGTCATCACTGGATACCTCATCAGCAACGTCGCCATCATCCCTACCACGGGCTGGCTTTCGAGTCTCATCGGCTTGCGCCGCTACTTCATCATCAGCCAGGTCTTCTTCATCGCAGGCTCCGTGGCGTGCGGATTTTCGTGGAATCTCGGATCGCTGATCTTCTTCCGCGTCTTGCAGGGCATCGGCGGCGGCGCGATCATCCCGATCACGCTCACGCTGATGCTCGAAGCCTTTCCGCCGGAAGAATTGCCGATCGCAAGCTCATTGTACGGTATCGGTGCCGCGCTTGGTCCCGCGATCGGTCCGAGTCTAGGCGGCTGGCTGACCGACGCCGCTTCGTGGCCGTGGATCTTCTTCGTCAACATCCCGCTCGTCTCGACGTCCATCGTCCTCAGCTACTTGTTCATCGGCGAGAATCGCGAAGTCTCGCGCGCACGGGCGGCAGCGCCGATCGACATGCCCGGATTGCTTTCGGTCGTCATCTGGCTGTCGACCATGCAAGTGGTGCTGCAGCAGGGTCAAAAGGACGGCTGGTTCGAGTCGCCGTTCATCGTGTCGTTCACCTTGCTGTCGATCGCGTCGTTCGTTGGATTCATCTTCTTCGAATTGCGCAGCGAGCATCCGCTCATCAACATCCGCATCTTCGCAAACCACAACTTTGCATTAGGGTCGTTCACCGGCGCGATGTTGGGCGCGGTGTTGTTCGGCAGCCTGTTCATCTTGCCGCTGTTCGCCGGAACCTTGCTGCACTACACGGCTCTTCAGATCGGACTGCTTCTCGTGCCGGCTGCGCTGATCAGTCTAGCCGGTTTCGCGCTGCTCGGACGGATCGGAACGAAGATCCATCCTAAAGTGATGATGGCGATTGGGATCGCGTTGTTCGTCGCGTCGCTCTTCGGCAACGGCTTCATCAACCTCCAAAACTCGTTCTGGTCGCTCGCACAACTGCAGATGTTGCGAGGCGCGGCGCTGCCGTTCTTGTTCACGTCGGTGACCGCGCTCGCGCTCGCCGACCTCGCGCCAAGACAGAAGGCCGATGGTTCATCGCTCTTCAGCCTCACGCGAGTCCTAGGCGGATCGATTGGGATCGCGCTTGTCGCCTCCACGATAGTCGACCGCCAAAAGTTTCACTTCGACCGCTTCAGCGAATCGATCACCCAGTTCGGCGTCGCCGCCCAAGAGAGGCTGGCAAGTCTGACAGCCGGATTCGCGTCGCGCGGCAGCGACCCGGTCACGGCCGCGCACCAAGCCACCGGCGCGCTTTCAAATACCTTGACGCAGCAGGCGTACGTGGGCGCCTTCGACGACGCGTCGATCTGTCTCGCCGCGGCGTTCGCGCTCACTTTTCTCCTGATTCCGCTTTATAAATCGCGGCCGGTTCAGCCTCGCCCTTAACCGCCTGCCTGGCTGAAGAAATAGCCGGCGCGGTCGGGCGCTCCGCCGAGCGCGATTGCCGCTTGCAGTTCGGAGCGAGCGAGCGGGGCGTTGGCCGACAAGATGGCGAGCATGCCGACGGTGAAGCGCGCAGGTTCGTACGACGGGTCAAGCGCCGCAGCCCGGCGCGCGTTTGCGAGCGCCCCGGCGACGTCGCCGGCATTCAATGCTTCGATCGCCAGACTCGTGAACGGCTCCGGTCGGACGCCGCCGATTCGCGCAGCAGCGGCGAACAGGACTCTCGCACTCGCGTCGTCTCCCCGTGCTTGCGCGGTAAGGCCTGCGAGATACGGCGGCTGCCAGTCCGTTGGGTACAGACTTGAGGCTGTCGAGAACGCCGCAGCCGCGGTACCGAGATCGCCTTGCAGCAAGGCGCCTGCACCCAGGCGCAAAAGATCGGGCTTTGCGCGAGTCGCGGCTATCTTCGCCTGGAGTTGCGCCGGACTATCGCTTGTGTCGGCTGCGGGCAGAGCGCGCGTAAAGCTCAAGTCTTGCGCGACGCCGAGGAGATACCCGCGGGCGTCGGAGGCGATGCCGGCGAGGTTCGGCGCCGGCGACGACGACGGCAAAGGCGTCGGGCGCGGAGTCTTAACGTGCTCGGGCGAGCTCGCGACGATCTTCGGCGGAGCCTTCCGCGCGATGTGTGTCGCCTTCGGCGCGGGCGAAGGCGTCGGCACGACCGTCGGGGTGGGAGTCGGCGCGACGGTGGGCGTCGGGGTCGGCGCCGCTTTGGGCGACGGAGACGGTGCGACCAGCACATGGATGCGAAGCGACGCGGACGGACTTGGGCTTGGGTGGGATTGCGTCTTGCGCGGACTTGCAGACGGCGCCGCACGCAGCGCCACCACTCGGTGACCGCCTGCCAGCGCTTCCGCAGCAGATACCCCTTGTATGGCCGGCTCATAACCGGGCGAAAGCTTTAGCTCGGCCTCGAAGTCGGCGAGCGCCGCGGCGCCAAGGCCTTCGCGCAGCTCAACCGTACCCAAATCGTAATGCAGGAACTGAGTTTTTGGAGCGATGCCGATCGCAGCCCGCAGATTCGCGTCGGCATCGAGAAACTTGTCTTCGCGCGCGTATAGCTGTCCGAGCGCGATGAAGTTCCACGGATACGTGGGGCCGTGCCGCTCGCCCGCGAGATAGGCGGCTGCGGCAGCTTTTTCATCGCCGGCGCCAAGCAGCACGTTGCCCGCGCGATAATCGGCGCTGGCGTCGGGCGGACCGTTGATCAGGGCCTGCGCCGCGAGCAGTTTGGCCGCCTTGTCGTCGCCACGCTGCAACGCAGCCTCCGCTTGGTCGATCGGGGAGCTGCAGTTCGGTTCGCACGAGCCATTGCCCGTAGCGTGCTCGACGAACGCGCGACCATTTGGCGTGATCGAGTAGATGCCCGCGGCGGCGGCGAGGACGACGACAATGATCGCGAGTCGTATGACAAGGCGCTCGATGTTTGAGGCGAGCATGCGCGGGACATTCGCCGCAACAGATGCCCGGCCTGTGAAGGCCCGGGCGTATTGGCTTGCCAACTGTGTCGGCCCAGGAATTCTAAGCCGGTCAGTTCCACCGCACTTTGCGATAGAGTTATGACGCCATTGCCCTTCTCGAACCCGCCGCCGCGCGGACCGTTGCACCGGCGAGAGTTCGCAGCCTTCGCCGCGTTCGTCGCGGCGACGTTCCTCGCGATGCAGATAAGCGCCGGCGCGCCTATCAATCCGGTTGCGATTGTGGCGAATCTCGGAGGCGCGCTCACCGTACGTGACGCGACCGGCGTCTCTCACGATGTCAGCGGCGCGCAACCGCTACGCTCGGGCGACACCGTGATGACCGGCATCAACGCGCTTGCTTCGATCAGCTTGGCCGGATCGTTGCGAGCACGCATCGGTTCCGGAACCGTCGCGCAATACTATCCGGGCACAAGCAGCGCCGGGGCGTCGCTTCGGCTTTCGGCGGGAGCGTTGTGCGTCGCCGATGGCGCGGCCGGCGTCACGGTGGCGGCCGGCGGTACGGCGCTCACGTCTGTCGGCACGCCCGCGATCTTTGACATCGCAACCGGTCACGACGGCACGACGATCGTTCTGTATACCGGCAGCGTCACCGCGGTCGCATCGGGATCAAAACCCAATGTCGTGCGCGGGCCTGCGGCGTTTGCCGCGCTGCCCGGCGGCCAATTCATCGCGGCGCCGTTCGACACGACCGCGGCGACGCTTGCGTCGATGCCGTGTCCGGATCGCGATGCGGCGCGAAGCACCGCACTTGCCCTGGCATCGCCGTTGCCGTTGCCATCTCCGACCGTCGCGCCGTCTTCCGGCGGCGGCGGCGGTGGTATCCTCGGCGTGCTCGCCGGCATCGTCGGTCTCGCGGCGCTCGCGGGTGGTCACGGTGGCGGTGGCGGCGGTGGGACTTCGAACCCGCCGCCCGCACCAAGTCCGACGCCCAATCCAAGCCCATCGCCGAGTCCAAGTCCGTCGCCTGGAACTCTTGAGGTTTCGCCCAAAAGCCTTACCTTCCTAATCGGCGGCAATTCGCAAACTGTGAACGCGTCGGAATCCGACTACACCGGTCCGATAAGTGTTTCGTCACCGAATCCAGCTATTGCAAACGTAAGCCCGCCTTCGTCGCTGAGTCCAGCTGTATTTACCGTCACTCCGGTTGGCGCAGGGAATACCTCATTCGTCGTCTCCGACAATCACGGCGGCGCAATCACCGTTTCGATTTCAGTCGCAATTTCGGGTGCGCTCACTGTCTCGCCCTTGGACTTCCAAACTCAACCGATCAATTCGCCGCCGCTTCTGCTGCATGTCAGCGAATCGAATTATTCCGGTCCGTTCAGCGTGACTTCGGATCACACGAATATCGTCACGGTGGGTGGCGGCGGTAACGGACCTACGCCGCCTCCGTTCACTGTGACGCCAACTCAACTAGCGGCCGGCCATGCGAACATCACGGTTTCCGACTCGTTGAACAACACTAAGATCGTCCCCATTACCATAGCGGGTCCGATCGTGAACAATCCAAGTGTCCTGAACGCGATCACCGTTCCTACGCCGTTTGTTTCGACGGACGCTTTCTACACCGGCCCCCTGACTGCAATCTCAAGCGATGATACAGTTGCAACGG
This genomic window from Candidatus Eremiobacteraceae bacterium contains:
- a CDS encoding HlyD family secretion protein, which produces MPTATQTTDHPNGASMTAIETSGNGNGTTGRKRRILIPLGVIAALALLFFGIQYLVFAAHHVTTDDAQINGDITTIAPRVKGQVIAVPVKENQVVTKGTRLLVLDDRDFQAAVAQAQAALQQARGGAQAAAIGVPLQNALTAAQTSQAQAGVSQAVGATDSALAKIGTAQAGVRVAKERVSVAQAQLAAADAALNKAKSDRDRAAQLVAAGAISHQQDDAAVAAYQSALANDQAARVGVDVAVTSVQQASNDLISAEAGAAQASAMVSASQAQLAQARTGGDQSKIKQAQSVTGSAQASAAQAALDIARLQLSYTVVTAPVDGVVSKKSVNIGDTVASGQPVMAVASQTGLWVVANLKETQLTSVRAGQPVAITVDAFPHQKFTGTVSSISPATGATFALIPPDNASGNFTKVVQRIPIRIDIDPASDPTHLLRQGLSAVVSIDTSSH
- a CDS encoding DHA2 family efflux MFS transporter permease subunit, which produces MAVARATASNSRLITGNKWLITLPVMIAALTAVLDGSIVNVAIPNMQSTFGASVDEIDWVITGYLISNVAIIPTTGWLSSLIGLRRYFIISQVFFIAGSVACGFSWNLGSLIFFRVLQGIGGGAIIPITLTLMLEAFPPEELPIASSLYGIGAALGPAIGPSLGGWLTDAASWPWIFFVNIPLVSTSIVLSYLFIGENREVSRARAAAPIDMPGLLSVVIWLSTMQVVLQQGQKDGWFESPFIVSFTLLSIASFVGFIFFELRSEHPLINIRIFANHNFALGSFTGAMLGAVLFGSLFILPLFAGTLLHYTALQIGLLLVPAALISLAGFALLGRIGTKIHPKVMMAIGIALFVASLFGNGFINLQNSFWSLAQLQMLRGAALPFLFTSVTALALADLAPRQKADGSSLFSLTRVLGGSIGIALVASTIVDRQKFHFDRFSESITQFGVAAQERLASLTAGFASRGSDPVTAAHQATGALSNTLTQQAYVGAFDDASICLAAAFALTFLLIPLYKSRPVQPRP